Proteins found in one Amphiura filiformis chromosome 14, Afil_fr2py, whole genome shotgun sequence genomic segment:
- the LOC140169044 gene encoding uncharacterized protein isoform X1, giving the protein MILQTVAAVIVLLYLGEVVKCKQCYECVTRKRIPWQSPSWPQCTQTNNTITDCGVDRIECDSGNFRLIQTYLYPEQWDFQPKMTDSYCLNGSRILSPPADSCVSLSQLQQVFQTEVDSYTITDGTTGQEKLGEVIGTACFCQTWPCKKHGIVKSDVTTEMPGPISVYPVTETENNACSNMISNEMLYFTVLLVLKLWIIIP; this is encoded by the exons GAGAGGTGGTAAAATGCAAGCAATGTTATGAATGTGTTACTCGTAAACGAATTCCCTGGCAATCCCCCTCTTGGCCACAAtgcacacaaacaaacaataccATAACGGATTGTGGAGTTGACAGAATAGAGTGCGACTCCGGAAACTTCCGTCTGATTCAAACCTATTTGTATCCGGAACAATGGG ATTTTCAACCCAAGATGACAGATTCATATTGCTTAAATGGAAGTCGAATTCTGTCGCCACCAGCAGACTCCTGTGTCAGTCTAAGCCAGCTGCAACAAGTCTTCCAAACCGAAGTGGACTCTTACACAATCACAGACGGCACGACTGGACAGGAAAAGTTAGGCGAAGTCATAGGCACGGCATGTTTTTGCCAAACATGGCCATGTAAGAAACATGGTATAGTGAAATCGGATGTTACAACAGAAATGCCTGGACCGATATCTGTATATCCTGTTACAGAGACTGAAAATAATGCATGTTCTAATATGATTAGTAATGAAATGTTGTATTTTACAGTGCTCCTTGTTTTAAAACTATGGATAATTATACCATAG
- the LOC140169044 gene encoding uncharacterized protein isoform X3: MLPTVPVVGEVVKCKQCYECVTRKRIPWQSPSWPQCTQTNNTITDCGVDRIECDSGNFRLIQTYLYPEQWDFQPKMTDSYCLNGSRILSPPADSCVSLSQLQQVFQTEVDSYTITDGTTGQEKLGEVIGTACFCQTWPCKKHGIVKSDVTTEMPGPISVYPVTETENNACSNMISNEMLYFTVLLVLKLWIIIP; this comes from the exons GAGAGGTGGTAAAATGCAAGCAATGTTATGAATGTGTTACTCGTAAACGAATTCCCTGGCAATCCCCCTCTTGGCCACAAtgcacacaaacaaacaataccATAACGGATTGTGGAGTTGACAGAATAGAGTGCGACTCCGGAAACTTCCGTCTGATTCAAACCTATTTGTATCCGGAACAATGGG ATTTTCAACCCAAGATGACAGATTCATATTGCTTAAATGGAAGTCGAATTCTGTCGCCACCAGCAGACTCCTGTGTCAGTCTAAGCCAGCTGCAACAAGTCTTCCAAACCGAAGTGGACTCTTACACAATCACAGACGGCACGACTGGACAGGAAAAGTTAGGCGAAGTCATAGGCACGGCATGTTTTTGCCAAACATGGCCATGTAAGAAACATGGTATAGTGAAATCGGATGTTACAACAGAAATGCCTGGACCGATATCTGTATATCCTGTTACAGAGACTGAAAATAATGCATGTTCTAATATGATTAGTAATGAAATGTTGTATTTTACAGTGCTCCTTGTTTTAAAACTATGGATAATTATACCATAG